The DNA sequence TACGGAGATAGCCAGAAGGATTATTAATCTGGTACGGGCATACAATGTCCGGGAAGGATTAAAGCGGGATGATATACCGGACATGTCCTTCCAGAAAGCGCGTATCCCTCCCTTCCAGCAGTTTGACCGGGCACTGTTTGAGAAATGGCTTGACCGTTATTACGAAATCAGGGGATGGGACAGGGATGGCATTCCGACAGGAGAGACACTGGAAGCGCTGGGTTTGGATGATGTGCGGCAGGAACTGGAGAGAAGGGGTCTGTTAACGATGTCTCCGGTACCGGCAACGCTTACCTGACCGGACGCTGTAGATTCATCTTGTTTCCCCGACGACAAGGGCGATGGCGTATTCCCTGGAATGGGATAGACTGATTGCCAGCTTGCCCAAGCCGCGGTTCCGGGCCTGGGTTCTGGCTCTACCATATAGTTTGATCGATGGCTGTCCACCGGGTTCAGCCAGTATCTCGATGTCTTTCCACCTGATACCCTTCGTCTCCGTGCCGATAGCCTTGATTACCGCCTCCTTTCCGGCAAAACGGGCCGCCAGGGAAGACGGCTTCTCGCGGTATAACCGGAGTTCCGGTTCGGTATAGACTTTCCTTAAGAATTTCTCTCCCCAGGTGTCTCTGGCTCTCCGTATGCGGGCTATTTCGATAATATCGATACCAATGTACTGCATTTGCGCTTATGTGGGCTCACTTATCAAATAGTTGGTCTATTTTACCACTAATCCCATTCCCCGATAAACCGGATTGTTATCAAAACCGGAGCTTGATAGCGTACCGATAAGGTGGTAGGCTACTGGCGATGGATATTAATCGGGGTCTGGTAGCTTGAGGTAGAAAGGAGCTAATATCAGTGAAGTATTATATCGGTACCTCCGGCTGGCATTATGACCACTGGCGGGTTCGCTTCTACCCCGAAAAGCTGCCTAAAACGAAGTGGCTCGAATTTTACGCCGCTCGTTTCAATACCGTTGAACTCAACAATAGTTTCTACCGGCTGCCTTCGGAAGCTGCTTTTACTAACTGGCGCGATTCTTCTCCGGCTGATTTTACCTTCTCGGTAAAGGTAAGCCGTCTGATTACGCACTTTAAGAAGCTCCGGGATACCGGTGAGACGGTAGGGAAGTTTATCGCCAGGGTCAGGCTGCTGGGCGATAAATTAGGCCCTCTTCTGTACCAGTTACCGCCTGACATGCGCCGCGATGATGAGCTGTTGGACTTATTTCTATCTACTCTGCCGCGGGACATAGAGCATGTCTTTGAGTTCCGGCACCGGTCCTGGCTGGAAGAGGGTGTCCTCGGCATTTTACATAACTATAATGCCGGTTTTTGCATCTTTGATATGCCTTCTCTCAGTTGTCCCTTGGTGGTGACGGCCGATTTTGCCTATATCAGATTTCATGGCAGCACCGGCCTCTACCGGAGCTCTTACTCTGATGAAAAGTTAGCCACCTGGGCGGGGAGGGTGGCAAACTTGGCTCAGGAACTGAAGGCAGTCTATATTTATTTCAACAATGATGCTGAGGCATTCGCCGTGACCAATGCATTGACGCTCCGCTCCTTTCTGGAAGCTGAAAAATAGAAAACTGAATTTACCAAGGAGACTTGACACCTGTTTAAATAGTTGCTATCATACGTCCATCCCTTAATTGCTTATCCGGCTGAATCATTGGCAAAAAGGGAAAAGCGCAGAATATCCAGACTTAATAGACTGTTCAGTATTGACATTGATCTTGCGGATGAGCTAATCTTTGACTTAAGATTAATACAAGGAGGAAAACATGAAAAGGAACTTTATCTGGGCGGCGGTGGCTGGATTGGTGGTGCTGTCTCTATTGCTGGCATCATGTGCGCCTACCACACCAACCACACCTACTACACCTACTACTCCTACTACTCCTACTACACCTACTACACCCACTACACCCACTACACCTACTACTCCCACCACGCCGACGACACCGGATGAGCCCCGGTATGGCGGGACTTTCACCTTTGCTATCCCTCGTGAGCAACCCGCTTTTGATGATGCTTACCGGGGCCGGGCGGCCACCCTTACTTACGCTCAAACTAATATGAGTTTAATGACCGGAGATTGGGCCAAGGGGCCAGCCGGAACCTTTGAAGCTGACTTTTGGACCTGGACCGCCCCTACTATCGTCCAGCAAGGTGAAATCATGGAGAGCTGGGAAGTAGTCGGGGATAATCAGGTCATCTATCACATTCGTAAAGGGATTCACTGGGCGGTTGACCCGGATAACGCGATGAGTCGCCTGGTTAACGGCAGGGAGCTGGATGCCTATGATGTGGAGTTTACCCTGAAGCGGGCATTCGATATGCTGCCTGATATCTCGGACCCGGGACCCAAGGCTTATGCTAAAAATCGGTTGACACCGGAACAGTGGCCGACATCGATAGAGGCTACAGACAAATGGACGGTGGTGGTCAAGGGCAATTCAGGGAGCTTCGGCGAGACGTTTAAATGGACTGCGCAGTCGGTTGGTATCATCGCTCCGGAAGTAATTAAAGCCGGTAAGAACTTCACTGATACCAAGAACTACGTGAGCAACGGCCCCTTTATACTGAAAGACTATGTGCCCGGGGTCGGCGCCACCTATGTGAGGAATAATAACTACTGGCGGACGGACCCCGTCGGCCCGGGTAAGGGGAACCAGTTGCCCTATATGGATGGTATCAAGATGTTTATTATTGCGGATGCGTCCACCCGTCTGTCGGCGATGCGTACCGGCAAGATCGATTACCTCCGTGAAA is a window from the Dehalococcoidales bacterium genome containing:
- a CDS encoding DUF72 domain-containing protein codes for the protein MKYYIGTSGWHYDHWRVRFYPEKLPKTKWLEFYAARFNTVELNNSFYRLPSEAAFTNWRDSSPADFTFSVKVSRLITHFKKLRDTGETVGKFIARVRLLGDKLGPLLYQLPPDMRRDDELLDLFLSTLPRDIEHVFEFRHRSWLEEGVLGILHNYNAGFCIFDMPSLSCPLVVTADFAYIRFHGSTGLYRSSYSDEKLATWAGRVANLAQELKAVYIYFNNDAEAFAVTNALTLRSFLEAEK
- the acpS gene encoding holo-ACP synthase gives rise to the protein MQYIGIDIIEIARIRRARDTWGEKFLRKVYTEPELRLYREKPSSLAARFAGKEAVIKAIGTETKGIRWKDIEILAEPGGQPSIKLYGRARTQARNRGLGKLAISLSHSREYAIALVVGETR
- a CDS encoding ABC transporter substrate-binding protein, with translation MKRNFIWAAVAGLVVLSLLLASCAPTTPTTPTTPTTPTTPTTPTTPTTPTTPTTPTTPTTPDEPRYGGTFTFAIPREQPAFDDAYRGRAATLTYAQTNMSLMTGDWAKGPAGTFEADFWTWTAPTIVQQGEIMESWEVVGDNQVIYHIRKGIHWAVDPDNAMSRLVNGRELDAYDVEFTLKRAFDMLPDISDPGPKAYAKNRLTPEQWPTSIEATDKWTVVVKGNSGSFGETFKWTAQSVGIIAPEVIKAGKNFTDTKNYVSNGPFILKDYVPGVGATYVRNNNYWRTDPVGPGKGNQLPYMDGIKMFIIADASTRLSAMRTGKIDYLREISREDGDSLLQGNPALETASIPMTSYGLAMRTDKPEQPWYNVKVRQALQMGMDRQAIIKDYYGGSAEILAFPIDAYPIWKGVGAAVALEDLPANVKELFEYNPDKAKQLLAEAGYPNGFKMEVVLEQLDVDEVSVLKDQLAKIGVDLQLSVKERGVYVSIEQGRTHSEGIYRSIGGAPYAWHQFQSNDPANSSMVNDPKTEQYVAEFGKYFMLNDAKAYPLLAEWAPHALEQAWYLQFPTPYTYTLWWPWVKNFHGEWALGATDREGFTKYIWIDQELKRSMGY